The Bosea sp. AS-1 genome contains a region encoding:
- a CDS encoding DUF3085 domain-containing protein yields the protein MFTFSVTDVRAVLMRGRLDAYLNGGFRNPHYGLHPGRDEKPGIWLVGDEGVYILSNGKLKKGQRPFVVYADECDPKTNADYWHYKRQHFGGDDGIEFIDAVMLVKLIAASPGCTHLRIVFLPNSMQLYVIARD from the coding sequence ATGTTCACCTTCTCCGTCACGGACGTCCGCGCCGTCCTCATGCGTGGACGGCTCGACGCCTACCTCAACGGGGGTTTCCGTAATCCCCATTATGGCCTGCATCCCGGCCGAGATGAGAAACCCGGCATCTGGCTGGTCGGCGACGAGGGCGTGTACATCCTCTCGAACGGCAAGCTCAAGAAGGGGCAGCGCCCGTTCGTCGTCTATGCCGACGAATGCGACCCGAAGACCAACGCCGACTACTGGCACTACAAGCGCCAGCATTTCGGCGGCGATGACGGGATCGAGTTTATCGACGCCGTCATGCTTGTGAAGCTGATCGCGGCCAGCCCCGGCTGCACGCATCTGCGGATCGTCTTCCTCCCGAATTCGATGCAGCTCTACGTGATCGCTAGAGACTAG
- a CDS encoding DUF1419 domain-containing protein, with protein sequence MTLPSIRKVYQGIADRRQMFNMFNRHAQRPIRWQNDDSALHCGEWFEVGEAEYHYMLDILPPLWMRADMFAMREFLTGSVTGVFFSLAIDGRQRFFHGYCDLADRASPARMRAVIVDRESRPVKAMTREERLEHIWSSTHGDYRGYAGENWPAHLRGLRTVLVYGGKQGTVAKLLDRLTDAEVSAKLPVHLRYLPDAIAA encoded by the coding sequence ATGACCCTCCCCTCCATTCGCAAGGTGTACCAAGGCATCGCCGACCGCCGGCAGATGTTCAACATGTTCAACCGCCACGCGCAGCGGCCGATCCGCTGGCAGAACGACGACAGCGCCCTTCACTGCGGCGAGTGGTTCGAAGTCGGCGAGGCCGAGTACCACTACATGCTCGATATCCTGCCGCCGCTGTGGATGCGCGCCGACATGTTCGCGATGCGCGAATTCCTCACCGGCAGCGTCACCGGCGTCTTCTTCTCCCTGGCGATCGATGGCCGCCAACGGTTTTTCCACGGCTACTGCGATCTCGCGGACCGCGCCTCCCCGGCGCGCATGCGCGCCGTCATCGTCGACCGCGAGTCGCGGCCGGTGAAGGCGATGACACGCGAGGAACGGCTTGAGCACATCTGGTCGAGCACGCACGGCGACTACCGCGGATACGCAGGCGAGAATTGGCCCGCGCATCTGCGCGGGCTGCGCACGGTGCTGGTCTACGGTGGAAAGCAGGGCACGGTCGCGAAGCTGCTTGACCGCCTGACCGACGCGGAGGTCTCGGCGAAGCTGCCCGTGCACTTGCGCTACCTCCCTGACGCGATCGCAGCGTGA
- a CDS encoding DUF3991 and toprim domain-containing protein: protein MEKSEIEELRRRVGCAALLEDDGWKVDVKESTRRAVKYRRDARIVIVIHDGRGWFDPLSTAKGDVFDLAEHLGAHGFPEASARVAALVGFVPAAPAWERPSRPAPVHSVADRWGRRAKPRPGSATWRYLTGERGIPESVVATAVRQDLLREGPHGSMWAAHGDGGGMLLGWEERGPQWRGFSTGGAKELFRLGPLAAARVCVTEAAIDAMSLAAIQVLRPDTLYVSTGGGWSPASEHAIRRLAERPGARLVAATDNNRQGDVYADRIRLIASEAGAAYARSRPRAGDWNEDLKALLARIDSEPLAKAG from the coding sequence ATGGAGAAGAGCGAAATCGAGGAATTGAGACGGAGGGTCGGCTGCGCTGCCCTGCTGGAGGACGACGGCTGGAAGGTCGACGTGAAGGAGAGCACGCGGCGCGCCGTGAAATACCGCCGCGACGCGAGGATCGTCATCGTGATCCACGACGGCCGCGGCTGGTTCGACCCGCTGTCGACGGCGAAGGGCGACGTGTTCGACCTGGCCGAGCACTTGGGCGCCCACGGCTTTCCCGAAGCCTCGGCCCGCGTCGCGGCCCTCGTCGGCTTCGTCCCCGCCGCGCCGGCGTGGGAGCGGCCGAGCCGTCCGGCGCCCGTCCACTCCGTCGCCGACCGCTGGGGCCGCCGCGCAAAGCCTCGGCCGGGCTCGGCGACGTGGCGCTACCTGACGGGCGAGCGGGGCATCCCGGAGTCCGTCGTCGCCACCGCGGTCCGGCAGGACCTGCTGCGGGAGGGGCCGCACGGCAGCATGTGGGCGGCGCACGGCGACGGCGGCGGCATGCTCCTGGGGTGGGAGGAGCGCGGCCCGCAGTGGCGCGGCTTCTCCACCGGCGGCGCCAAGGAACTGTTCCGGCTCGGCCCCTTGGCGGCAGCGCGGGTCTGCGTCACCGAGGCCGCGATCGACGCGATGAGCCTCGCCGCGATCCAGGTGCTGCGCCCCGACACCCTCTACGTCAGCACGGGCGGCGGCTGGTCGCCCGCGAGCGAGCACGCCATCCGCCGGCTCGCCGAGCGGCCGGGCGCCCGGCTTGTCGCCGCGACGGACAACAACCGCCAGGGCGACGTCTACGCCGACCGCATCCGCCTGATCGCGTCCGAGGCTGGCGCGGCCTACGCGCGCTCGCGGCCGCGCGCCGGCGACTGGAACGAAGACCTGAAGGCGCTTCTCGCGCGCATCGACAGTGAGCCCTTGGCCAAGGCGGGATAG